Proteins from a single region of Seriola aureovittata isolate HTS-2021-v1 ecotype China chromosome 9, ASM2101889v1, whole genome shotgun sequence:
- the zgc:195245 gene encoding protein FAM107B codes for MFGSLLFSSFTLFNRQKPGYGHHKKENSVGHPPLCRQSTADFSSDDNVQPRKLNGSSVDTPSYQNLHRELLLSHKRGLLLEEKPELKRVLEQRRLELHKEEEMARRGPSDLETELRKRQQKLQEYEQEEIRRRENQQKIPEFVRVKDNLRRTQAFEQ; via the exons ATGTTTggctctcttcttttctcttccttcacACTTTTTAACCGACAGAAACCAGGATATGGGCATCACAAAAAAG AGAACTCTGTTGGCCACCCGCCGCTGTGCCGTCAGTCCACCGCAGACTTCAGCAGTGACGACAACGTTCAGCCCAGGAAACTGAACGGCTCGTCAGTGGATACACCGAGCTACCAGAACCTGCACCGggagctgctgctcagccaTAAACG GggtctgctgctggaggagaaaccAGAGCTGAAGCGAGTGTTGGAGCAGCGCAGACTGGAGCTGcacaaggaggaggagatggcaCGACGGGGGCCCTCAGATCTGGAGACAGAGCTCCGCAAGAGGCAACAGAAGCTGCAAGAG TACGAGCAGGAGGAGATCAGGCGGCGGGAGAACCAGCAGAAGATCCCGGAGTTTGTCCGTGTGAAGGACAACCTGAGGCGCACTCAGGCATTTGAGCAGTGA
- the inavaa gene encoding innate immunity activator protein translates to MTAIESKEEISDTDSGIILHSGPDSPTSPVKDLTTHTRALKLKHQSLEERLELCLLELRKLCIREAELTGSLPSDYPLMPDEKPPRVRRRIGASFKLDEGLIHLDKQDTELQALETDLALQQQIYEAARKLSLEGNLSKPQKKSRLQQCKREEKKVKDLQEAVFQHRIKSECNSPHINNSTSQNKDLSVSDDSSLSDVVALDDDVDPPSPLSPPVLGTSYSEPLQLSAKTLPSSQQSSSQLSVEYERSPIQNSPWKESSLDQPYQKVTKPQSACSSRSSSPAGTQVSAESSRIPLSQFIKNSALFHNHSSSAPSTPELHVRRQYSQSFRLPKSKPSVDMERLSSDSSRGRARLPQRHCVADLMVRSPEYSPLRPYQSSSEDSSSEHSSSSYISSPGRDGPTEIPKLCPPPYGFHFGAQKKGLSSFSSSHKNTSQSQPSPGYVMAITEDVPLSPQDLDLGKCFLSSPPVARSHQQRQWQEGASSPRRILKPPPPYTRLVRTPSLKEYPNHAIRLMPREIVSEELKSWHQRNQLQKLRPSCGDQLSSLGFKSPTSPHLHPFKQGSGNVILQRAADGTPVQWFVAEDAEIVSQV, encoded by the exons ATGACGGCCATCGAGAGTAAAGAGGAGATCAGTGACACTGACAGTGGGATTATCTTGCACTCTG gtcCAGACAGCCCCACGTCCCCTGTGAAGGACCTGACCACCCACACCAGAGCTCTGAAGCTGAAGCACCAGTCTCTGGAGGAGCGTCTGGAGCTCTGCCTGCTGGAGCTGAGAAAGCTCTGCATCAGAGAGGCA GAGCTGACTGGTTCGCTACCCTCAGATTATCCTCTGATGCCCGATGAGAAGCCACCTCGGGTTAGAAGGAGGATTGGAGCTTCCTTCAAGCTGGACGAAGGTCTGATCCATCTGGATAAACAG GATACCGAGTTGCAAGCGCTGGAAACTGACTTGGCCCTTCAGCAGCAGATTTATGAGGCGGCCCGCAAACTCTCCCTTGAGGGCAACCTCAgtaaaccacagaagaagagccGGCTCCAGCAGTgcaagagggaggagaagaaagtgAAGGATCTGCAAGAGGCCGTGTTCCAGCACAGGATCAAAAGCGAGTGCAACTCACCGCACATCAACAACTCAACCAGTCAAAACAAAG ACCTGAGTGTGTCTGATGACAGCTCCCTGTCTGACGTGGTGGCCCTGGATGATG ATGTGGACCCGCCCagccccctctctcctccagtgcTGGGCACTTCCTATTCAGAACCCCTTCAGCTGTCAGCCAAGACCCTGCCATCGTCCCAGCAGTCATCAAGCCAGCTCAGTGTGGAGTATGAGCGCTCTCCCATCCAGAACTCCCCATGGAAGGAGTCCAGTCTGGACCAGCCGTACCAGAAGGTCACAAAACCTCAGTCTGCTTGCAGCAGCAGGTCCAG TAGTCCAGCAGGAACCCAGGTGTcggcagagagcagcaggattCCTCTCTCTCAGTTTATAAAGAACTCGGCCCTGTTTCACAACCACTCCAGCAGTGCCCCCTCCACCCCGGAGCTGCACGTACGTCGCCAGTACTCCCAGTCCTTCAG ACTTCCCAAAAGTAAGCCGTCTGTGGACATGGAGCGCCTCAGCTCAGACAGCAGCCGAGGGCGAGCCAGGCTGCCCCAGCGGCACTGCGTGGCTGATTTGATGGTGCGTTCTCCGGAGTACTCTCCCCTGCGTCCATACCAGTCCAGCTCTGAAGACAGTAGCTCGGagcactcctcctcctcctacatcAGCTCTCCTGGCAGGGATGGACCCACTGAGATCCCAAAGCTCTGCCCGCCTCCGTATGGATTCCACTTTGGAGCACAGAAAAAAGGActctccagcttctccagctcACACAAGAACACCAGCCAGTCTCAGCCCAGCCCTGGCTATGTCATGGCCATTACAGAAGATGTCCCCCTCTCCCCTCAAGACCTGGACCTGGGGAAATGCTTCCTGTCCTCCCCTCCTGTGGCACGCAGCCATCAGCAAAGACAGTGGCAGGAGGGAGCGTCGTCCCCGAGGAGAATCCTAAAGCCCCCTCCACCTTACACCAGGCTGGTGCGAACACCCTCGCTGAAGGAGTACCCGAACCATGCCATTAGGCTGATGCCCAGGGAGATTGTATCAGAGGAGCTGAAGTCCTGGCACCAGAGGAATCAGCTGCAGAAGTTGCGGCCGAGCTGCGGAGATCAGCTGAGCTCCCTCGGTTTCAAAAGCCCCACTTCACCTCACCTGCATCCATTTAAACAG GGGTCAGGGAATGTGATTCTCCAGAGAGCTGCAGACGGGACTCCAGTCCAGTGGTTTGTGGCTGAGGATGCTGAAATCGTGAGCCAGGTGTAG
- the si:ch211-163l21.11 gene encoding serine/arginine repetitive matrix protein 2: MVAHVENLRRRQDRNVAELEEAKKTLQQQNISDPRASPDPEEGDSRKRSSQQSSSRRRVSISVITSQTQEKRKRDVKKRAAHGGSSGRKSCPSPSQSSESSCSAMAKDDSCSVDDRQLDPDETPSEVSAVQLPADPSPSPVPNPECPPSKQAVTRKTQNKNTPLDTLRQRHKGKAVLSKKKLDKDKRSASIYRRISAGTCGSLWRHRPLAHWLYRCRWVVLCLYLLMLFCVVTLTYLLWKLHDGAFEA; encoded by the exons ATGGTGGCTCATGTGGAGAATCTGAGGAGGCGACAAGACAGAAACGTGGCAGAGCTGGAAGAGGCCAAGAAGACGCTCCAGCAGCAGAACATCAGCGACCCCAGAGCCTCACCAG ATCCAGAGGAAGGTGACAGCAGAAAGAGAAGCTCTCAGCAG AGCAGCAGCCGTCGAAGGGTCAGTATATCAGTCATCACCAGCCAAACCCAG gagaagagaaagcgGGACGTGAAGAAGCGGGCAGCTCATGGAGGGTCCTCTGGCAGGAAGTCCTGCCCGTCTCCATCCCAGAGCTCAGAGTCCAGCTGCTCCGCCATGGCCAAGGACGACAGCTGCTCAGTGGACGACAG gcaaCTTGATCCGGATGAAACTCCATCAGAAGTTTCAGCTGTTCAGCTTCCTGCAGACCCCTCTCCATCCCCCGTCCCCAACCCAGAGTGTCCCCCATCAAAACAAGCGGTCACCAGAAAAACCCAGAACAAAAA CACCCCCCTGGATACtttgagacagagacacaaggGCAAAGCTGTGCTGTCAAAGAAGAAGTTAGACAAGGACAAAAGAAGTGCGAGTATCTACCGGCGGATCTCTGCGGGCAC GTGTGGATCTTTGTGGAGACACCGTCCCCTGGCTCACTGGCTGTACCGCTGTCGCTGGGTCGTCCTCTGCTTGTACCTGCTCATGCTTTTCTGTGTCGTCACGTTGACTTACTTGTTGTGGAAGCTTCATGATGGAGCGTTTGAGGCGTGA